Proteins co-encoded in one Spirosoma endbachense genomic window:
- a CDS encoding ABC transporter permease codes for MLKSYFTTALRALRRNWNYTVINIVGLTFGLACCLILFLAIRYELSYDQHHANADRTYRLITYNKRSKGDDRNVGIPLPALAALRNDFPELKHQITMAYEVYGALLRVSDHKASKFQEEGGVIAFVEPEYFRLFDFQWKAGNPATAVKNPNTVVLSERMAHKYFGSADPIGKTIRIENKMDFVVTGVVQTPPVTSSLPFEVLLSFTSLKQYGANGGWDEWGSTYSGAQIYLALPETVASAQMERQLVPFIRKYMKPDDAKAIQYELQPLTNIHFDTRTGNSANRTVSRQMIWSMALIGLFVLITACVNFINLATAQAIRRAKEVGVRKVLGSSRAQLVRQFLGETGFLTTLAVGLAFLVANLALPYVSELLDIKASALVLFDPVVISFIFLLTLLTTVLSGFYPALVLSGYQPVLALRGKVRMAGSSQLTLRRSLIVFQFAISQMLIIGTIIAYSQMKYVRTADLGYNKEAVLTIPVPEHKPGQLENLKAKLAILPNVKSLSYGLSVPSSDGNWWTSFSYENEPKPADFSVVMRPADTSYFSTYGLKLIAGRMYQPADTMREFVVNESFVKKMGLRDARQILGKYIALGGPENPKKQIVGVVKDFNTFSLHQQTNACLLTSNRGAYNVLGIKLSTQQGGTEGISGFIREVETSWNATFPDFVFSYEFLDQRLANFYKSEERMYSLFRLLAGIVIFIGCLGLYGVVAFMAESRTKEVGIRKVLGASMTHIFGLFSLDFVRLVLIALVLASPVAWYVMDKWLADFPYKVDISWWMFALTGVLAVAIALLTVSFQSIKSALMNPVKSLRSE; via the coding sequence ATGCTAAAAAGTTATTTCACTACAGCACTCCGTGCCCTCAGGCGCAATTGGAATTATACCGTAATCAACATTGTCGGGCTGACATTTGGCCTGGCTTGTTGCTTGATCCTGTTTCTGGCAATTCGCTATGAACTGAGCTACGATCAGCATCATGCCAATGCCGATCGGACCTACCGGCTCATTACGTACAACAAACGATCGAAAGGTGATGATCGGAACGTGGGTATACCCTTACCCGCTTTGGCCGCTTTGCGGAACGACTTTCCTGAGCTAAAGCATCAGATTACCATGGCTTATGAAGTGTATGGTGCATTGCTCAGGGTCAGTGACCACAAAGCCAGTAAGTTCCAGGAAGAGGGCGGAGTTATTGCCTTTGTCGAACCTGAATATTTCCGCTTGTTCGATTTCCAATGGAAAGCAGGAAATCCGGCAACTGCCGTGAAAAATCCCAATACGGTGGTTTTGTCGGAGCGGATGGCGCATAAATATTTTGGTAGCGCCGACCCGATAGGCAAGACAATTCGCATCGAAAATAAGATGGATTTTGTCGTAACGGGCGTGGTGCAGACGCCCCCGGTTACGAGTAGTTTACCATTCGAAGTGTTGCTGTCATTCACTTCCCTGAAACAGTATGGAGCTAACGGCGGCTGGGACGAATGGGGGTCAACCTACAGCGGTGCCCAGATTTATCTGGCCTTACCAGAAACGGTTGCCTCGGCGCAGATGGAACGGCAGCTGGTTCCATTTATTCGGAAATACATGAAACCCGACGATGCGAAAGCTATACAATACGAACTGCAACCGCTCACGAACATTCATTTCGACACACGCACGGGCAATTCTGCCAACCGCACAGTGAGTCGGCAAATGATCTGGTCAATGGCGCTAATCGGGTTATTTGTTCTGATAACGGCCTGTGTCAACTTCATCAATCTGGCCACAGCGCAGGCAATCCGCCGGGCGAAGGAAGTAGGCGTGCGCAAAGTGCTCGGTAGCTCGCGAGCGCAATTAGTCCGGCAGTTTCTGGGCGAAACGGGATTTTTGACCACACTGGCTGTTGGACTGGCGTTTCTAGTCGCTAATCTGGCGCTGCCGTATGTTTCTGAACTGCTGGATATCAAAGCTTCGGCACTGGTGCTGTTCGATCCCGTCGTTATTAGTTTTATCTTCTTATTGACACTCCTGACAACGGTGCTTTCTGGTTTTTACCCCGCATTGGTGTTGTCAGGTTATCAGCCTGTTTTGGCGCTGCGTGGAAAAGTCCGGATGGCGGGCAGCAGTCAGTTGACATTGCGCCGGAGCCTGATTGTATTTCAGTTTGCCATTTCGCAGATGCTGATCATCGGGACCATCATTGCCTACAGCCAGATGAAGTACGTCCGTACTGCCGATCTGGGCTATAACAAAGAAGCCGTCCTGACAATACCGGTGCCTGAACATAAACCAGGGCAGCTGGAAAATCTGAAGGCCAAACTGGCCATATTGCCTAATGTAAAGTCGCTCAGTTATGGCCTTTCGGTCCCTTCCTCAGATGGCAACTGGTGGACGAGCTTTAGCTACGAGAATGAGCCAAAACCGGCCGATTTTAGCGTGGTGATGCGCCCCGCCGATACATCGTATTTCAGTACGTATGGCCTGAAATTGATTGCCGGTCGGATGTATCAACCTGCCGACACCATGCGGGAGTTTGTGGTGAATGAGTCATTTGTCAAGAAAATGGGTCTTCGCGATGCGCGTCAGATCCTGGGTAAATACATAGCGCTGGGCGGGCCGGAAAATCCCAAAAAACAAATAGTTGGGGTTGTGAAAGATTTCAACACCTTTTCACTACACCAGCAAACAAACGCCTGTTTATTAACCAGTAATCGCGGAGCCTATAACGTTCTCGGGATTAAGCTATCGACCCAACAGGGTGGTACGGAGGGCATCAGTGGTTTTATTCGTGAGGTTGAAACCAGTTGGAATGCGACCTTCCCCGATTTTGTGTTCAGCTATGAATTTCTGGATCAGCGACTTGCCAATTTCTACAAGAGTGAAGAGCGCATGTACTCGCTGTTTCGGCTGCTGGCGGGCATTGTTATTTTCATCGGTTGTTTAGGCCTCTACGGTGTCGTTGCGTTTATGGCCGAATCGCGAACGAAAGAAGTGGGCATTCGAAAAGTGCTGGGCGCATCGATGACCCATATTTTCGGTTTGTTCTCGCTCGATTTTGTTCGGCTTGTTTTAATCGCTTTGGTGCTGGCCTCGCCCGTTGCGTGGTATGTGATGGATAAGTGGCTGGCCGATTTTCCGTATAAGGTCGATATTTCGTGGTGGATGTTTGCCCTGACGGGCGTACTGGCGGTTGCCATTGCGCTCCTGACGGTAAGCTTCCAAAGTATTAAATCGGCCCTGATGAATCCTGTGAAATCCTTACGATCCGAATAA
- a CDS encoding ABC transporter permease, translating into MLRNYFTTAFRALKRNWNYSVINVLGLTLSLSCCLLLFLAIRYELSFDRHNAYADQTYRIVSFNKKSNNDRRSAGIPLPALAALRTDFPSLKHDLTMVHRIANVVVTVNGKADQATKKFQEGDGILAFVEPAYFRLFDYTWKSGSPQTSISNPNTVVLSERMAQKYFGAGNPIGKTLRVENKMDFVVTGVVEEPPVTSSVPFDVLLSFASLKQYGAYTNWDDWQSTYGGAQIYMKLPGTPDDQAIESAKMTQQLAAFVKKYHKSDDARDLSYELQPLTQIHFDTRTDNYAKRTVSKEMIWAMGLIGLFILITACVNFINLATAQAIRRAKEVGVRKVLGSSRGQLVRQFLGETGVLTGLAVVLSLLLAQVSLPYVGELLNIKPGAATLFDPVVIAFLITLGLLTTGLAGFYPALVLSGYQPILALKGKIRASGQGGSSGINQLTLRRGLIVGQFAISQILIIGTIIAYSQMKYFRSADLGYSRDAVVSVLIPEKKPGQLESLKAKLTGLPGIQSLSYGMTTPSSSSNWTTGFRFENDEKEPDYGILMRPADTAYLHTYGLKLIAGRMYQPGDTMREFVINEAFMKRLGFQKPEQVIGKFMRVNGEDLKKPIVGVVKDFNAFSLHQRIEPSVLTSYRDQYRNLGIKLSIQKGGAEAVSGLLKEVESAWNATFPDFVFKYSFLDETLANFYKSEERMYSLFQLLAGIAIFIGCLGLYGVVAFMAESRTKEVGIRKALGASTAHIFGLFSLDFVRLVLIALVIASPIAWYVMNRWLADFAYKIDISWWMFALAGLLAVGIALLTVSFQSIKAALMNPVKSLRAE; encoded by the coding sequence ATGTTACGCAACTATTTCACAACTGCTTTTCGCGCATTGAAGCGCAACTGGAACTACTCGGTCATCAACGTGTTAGGTCTGACATTGAGTCTGTCCTGCTGCCTGCTTCTCTTTCTGGCGATTCGTTATGAGCTGAGCTTTGACCGGCATAATGCATACGCTGATCAAACCTACCGGATAGTCTCGTTCAATAAAAAATCGAACAACGACCGGCGGAGTGCGGGCATACCCCTGCCTGCGCTGGCTGCCCTACGAACCGACTTCCCGAGTCTGAAACATGACCTTACGATGGTTCACCGAATTGCTAATGTAGTCGTAACGGTGAACGGGAAAGCAGATCAGGCCACTAAAAAATTTCAGGAGGGTGATGGCATTCTGGCCTTTGTCGAGCCAGCGTATTTTCGACTGTTCGATTATACCTGGAAAAGCGGCAGCCCGCAAACATCCATCTCCAATCCAAATACGGTTGTATTGAGCGAGCGCATGGCTCAAAAATATTTCGGCGCGGGTAACCCAATCGGCAAGACCCTGCGCGTCGAAAATAAGATGGATTTTGTCGTAACAGGCGTTGTTGAGGAGCCACCCGTCACAAGTAGTGTGCCGTTTGATGTATTACTATCCTTTGCATCGCTGAAACAGTACGGGGCTTATACGAACTGGGATGATTGGCAGTCGACCTACGGCGGAGCGCAAATTTATATGAAACTGCCCGGTACGCCGGATGACCAGGCCATTGAGTCCGCAAAAATGACACAGCAGTTAGCCGCTTTTGTCAAAAAATACCACAAGTCCGACGACGCCCGCGACCTGAGTTATGAACTGCAACCGCTGACCCAAATTCATTTCGATACCCGGACCGACAATTATGCCAAGCGAACCGTCAGTAAGGAAATGATTTGGGCGATGGGCCTGATCGGATTGTTCATACTGATCACGGCCTGCGTCAACTTTATCAATCTGGCTACGGCACAGGCGATCCGCCGGGCGAAAGAAGTGGGTGTCCGTAAAGTGCTGGGAAGTTCACGTGGCCAACTGGTCCGCCAATTTCTGGGGGAAACGGGCGTCCTGACAGGTCTGGCGGTGGTTTTGTCCCTACTTCTGGCGCAGGTATCACTGCCCTACGTAGGTGAGTTGCTCAATATTAAACCCGGTGCGGCAACCCTGTTCGATCCGGTCGTGATTGCTTTTTTAATTACGCTGGGCTTACTCACAACTGGCCTGGCCGGATTTTATCCCGCTTTAGTGTTATCAGGCTATCAGCCTATTTTAGCGTTGAAAGGTAAAATTCGGGCGTCGGGGCAGGGTGGTTCGTCGGGTATCAACCAGCTGACCCTGCGCCGGGGGCTGATTGTGGGTCAGTTTGCCATTTCGCAGATACTGATCATCGGGACCATCATTGCCTACAGCCAGATGAAATACTTCCGCTCCGCCGATCTGGGCTATAGCCGGGATGCAGTAGTGAGTGTATTGATACCCGAGAAAAAACCGGGGCAGTTAGAAAGTTTGAAAGCCAAACTGACCGGACTGCCTGGCATCCAGTCGTTGAGTTATGGCATGACGACACCTTCTTCCAGCAGTAACTGGACTACGGGTTTTCGTTTTGAGAATGATGAGAAAGAACCTGATTATGGGATTCTTATGCGTCCGGCCGATACGGCGTATCTGCACACCTACGGCCTGAAGCTAATTGCCGGACGGATGTACCAACCTGGCGATACGATGCGGGAGTTTGTGATCAATGAAGCTTTTATGAAGCGGCTGGGTTTCCAGAAGCCAGAGCAGGTCATTGGGAAGTTCATGAGGGTTAACGGCGAAGACCTGAAAAAACCAATTGTGGGTGTAGTGAAGGACTTCAACGCCTTTTCGTTGCATCAACGAATCGAGCCGAGTGTGCTAACCTCTTACCGGGATCAATATCGAAACCTGGGTATTAAACTTTCCATACAAAAAGGGGGGGCAGAAGCCGTGAGCGGCTTGCTGAAGGAAGTAGAATCTGCCTGGAATGCTACCTTCCCCGACTTTGTGTTCAAGTACAGTTTTCTGGACGAAACTCTGGCTAATTTCTACAAGAGCGAGGAACGCATGTATTCATTGTTCCAGTTGCTGGCAGGCATTGCTATCTTCATTGGTTGTCTGGGACTTTATGGGGTTGTCGCCTTCATGGCTGAGTCGCGTACAAAAGAGGTGGGCATCCGGAAAGCACTAGGGGCCTCCACCGCTCACATTTTTGGCTTGTTCTCGCTCGATTTTGTTCGGCTTGTCCTGATTGCACTGGTGATAGCTTCGCCGATTGCCTGGTATGTAATGAACAGGTGGCTGGCCGACTTTGCCTATAAAATCGACATTTCGTGGTGGATGTTCGCCCTGGCCGGTTTGCTGGCGGTTGGCATTGCGCTACTAACGGTGAGTTTTCAGAGTATAAAAGCCGCGTTGATGAACCCCGTAAAGAGTCTGAGAGCCGAATAA
- a CDS encoding ABC transporter permease, whose translation MLRNYLKIALRNLAKHRTNTAINIAGLAIGMACCLLIVLYVSDELSYDRHWANGDRIYRMALERNYPGRSTKYAIIPPSYAQSVKKEIPEIEQATRVFDFGGNNNPTLFKIDGRTVEERGVLGVDSTFFQVFQMPLLRGRASQALTRPNTVVLTERTARRLFGTANPIGKMLEIIQGPKLEVTGICADPIRNAHFTFNFLVSTRGQQEERPNHISFAAHTYLLLRPNTTPETVQAKLPTVVEKYAAGEVERNFGVSYKEYVKAGNGYFYFLQPLRSIHLDSHLEAEYQPNGSRSLVSIFSVIAAFVLVIACINFMNLATARSSERAREVGIRKSLGSTTGQLATQFLTESVLLSLFSLVVAILIVAVVLTPFNNLAGKPLTLWSIVRWETLPLLVGGALFVGLLAGSYPAGVLSKFEPIKVLKGKFSSTRQGHWLRNGLVVFQFAVSVLLIVSTIVVFSQLNFIQQKELGFTKESVVKLKGAFFLDKNTEAFKQEVSQLAGVAGVGGTSSAPGDEGFFGITFRKNGETETVTGRGCVVDENYLQTLQMEMMAGRPFRRSGNDSLSVILNEEAVRQMGLTNPIGKQLISPDNFAQQGGPPVTYTVVGVVRNFHFGSLHQRISPLFVLNDRVFRRTNNELVIRIKADEPTAVVGQIERVWKRYLPDQPFHFSFLDTDWSALYQSEQVAQRIFGLFAMLAIFIACMGLLGLAMYVIRLRTKEIGIRKVLGASVPGLVALLSKDFLVLVLVAILIASPIAWYAMSRWLSDFAYRIDMPWWAFGLAGLLAVGIALLTVSFQSIKAALMNPVKSLRSE comes from the coding sequence ATGCTACGAAACTACCTCAAAATCGCACTTCGTAATCTGGCGAAACACCGGACCAACACGGCTATCAACATTGCGGGGTTGGCTATTGGCATGGCTTGCTGCCTGTTGATTGTACTGTACGTATCCGATGAGTTGAGCTACGACCGTCATTGGGCAAATGGTGATCGGATTTACCGCATGGCGCTGGAACGCAACTATCCGGGGCGGAGTACGAAATACGCTATTATTCCACCATCCTACGCACAATCGGTTAAAAAGGAAATTCCTGAAATCGAGCAGGCTACGCGCGTTTTCGATTTTGGCGGGAACAATAATCCGACTCTGTTTAAAATCGACGGGCGAACGGTGGAGGAGCGGGGTGTTCTGGGCGTGGATTCAACCTTTTTTCAGGTGTTTCAAATGCCGTTGCTGCGTGGCAGGGCCAGTCAGGCGTTAACCCGGCCCAATACGGTCGTTTTGACGGAACGCACAGCCCGGCGCCTATTCGGTACTGCCAACCCGATTGGAAAGATGCTGGAGATTATCCAGGGGCCAAAACTTGAAGTAACAGGCATCTGTGCTGACCCTATTCGCAATGCCCATTTTACCTTCAATTTTCTGGTGTCGACGCGGGGGCAACAGGAAGAGCGACCTAACCACATCAGTTTTGCCGCGCATACATATTTGCTGCTTCGCCCAAATACGACCCCCGAAACAGTTCAGGCAAAATTGCCCACTGTGGTAGAGAAATACGCGGCCGGTGAGGTTGAACGGAATTTTGGCGTGTCCTACAAAGAATACGTAAAAGCGGGCAACGGATATTTTTATTTCCTGCAACCGCTTCGGAGCATACACCTTGACTCGCATCTGGAAGCAGAGTATCAGCCCAATGGAAGCCGCTCACTGGTGTCAATTTTTTCGGTGATTGCGGCCTTCGTACTGGTCATTGCCTGCATCAATTTTATGAATCTGGCCACCGCCCGTTCATCGGAGCGGGCGCGTGAGGTAGGCATCCGCAAATCACTTGGTTCAACGACTGGCCAGCTGGCGACTCAATTTCTGACCGAATCGGTGTTGTTGAGCCTGTTCAGTTTGGTTGTGGCCATTCTGATCGTGGCTGTTGTACTTACGCCATTCAATAATCTGGCTGGTAAGCCGCTCACATTGTGGTCGATAGTTCGGTGGGAAACGCTGCCGTTATTGGTAGGCGGAGCGTTATTCGTTGGTCTGCTGGCGGGTAGCTATCCGGCGGGCGTCCTGTCGAAGTTCGAGCCTATCAAAGTATTAAAAGGTAAATTCTCATCGACCCGGCAGGGGCACTGGCTGCGTAATGGACTGGTTGTATTTCAGTTTGCCGTATCGGTACTGCTGATCGTGAGCACCATTGTTGTATTCAGCCAGTTGAATTTTATCCAGCAGAAAGAACTGGGTTTCACAAAAGAGTCAGTCGTTAAGTTAAAAGGAGCGTTTTTCCTCGACAAAAATACGGAAGCTTTCAAGCAGGAGGTATCCCAGCTTGCGGGCGTAGCGGGCGTTGGAGGTACGTCAAGTGCACCGGGCGATGAAGGATTTTTTGGCATCACATTCCGGAAAAATGGTGAGACTGAAACCGTTACGGGTAGGGGATGTGTCGTTGATGAAAACTATCTGCAAACACTTCAGATGGAGATGATGGCCGGTCGTCCGTTCCGTCGATCGGGCAATGATTCGCTATCGGTTATTCTGAACGAAGAAGCGGTTCGGCAAATGGGCTTGACGAACCCCATCGGGAAGCAACTGATCAGCCCTGACAACTTCGCGCAACAGGGCGGCCCACCCGTAACCTACACCGTTGTTGGCGTGGTTCGTAATTTCCATTTTGGCTCACTACACCAGCGCATTAGCCCACTTTTTGTGCTGAATGACCGGGTATTTCGGCGGACCAATAATGAACTCGTTATTCGCATAAAAGCCGATGAGCCAACGGCTGTCGTGGGCCAGATCGAGCGTGTCTGGAAACGCTATCTGCCCGATCAGCCTTTTCATTTCTCGTTCCTGGATACCGACTGGAGTGCGCTGTATCAGTCAGAACAGGTGGCTCAGCGAATTTTCGGACTGTTTGCCATGCTGGCGATTTTTATTGCCTGTATGGGTTTGCTTGGTCTGGCGATGTACGTTATCCGGTTGCGGACGAAAGAAATTGGCATTCGTAAAGTGCTGGGTGCGTCGGTGCCAGGCTTGGTAGCGCTTCTTTCCAAAGATTTTTTGGTATTGGTTCTGGTGGCTATTCTGATTGCATCGCCCATCGCCTGGTACGCCATGAGCCGATGGCTGTCGGACTTTGCCTATCGGATCGATATGCCCTGGTGGGCGTTTGGGCTGGCGGGTTTACTGGCCGTAGGTATTGCGCTATTGACGGTGAGCTTCCAGAGCATCAAAGCCGCCTTGATGAATCCGGTGAAATCCCTGAGAAGCGAGTAA
- a CDS encoding GIN domain-containing protein, with protein MQKHTSLGTLILLLVTLVKGYGQATETRPIQSFNGIKTDGLVQVHLQQGEKESLKLVVKGIGLKDIITSVENNVLTVKTEGDYNGEEINVYVTYRQLKSIAVDGASKLFGKSTIKSKTLAIATSGAGDAFLTVDVDDLQIAMTGAGNLTIGGRAKSEKIVTTGPINGSLNKSGLITAK; from the coding sequence ATGCAAAAACATACGAGTCTAGGAACGCTCATTCTGCTTCTGGTAACGCTTGTCAAAGGGTATGGACAGGCAACAGAAACGCGGCCCATTCAATCTTTTAACGGAATTAAAACGGATGGGTTAGTACAAGTGCACCTTCAGCAGGGCGAAAAAGAAAGCCTTAAACTGGTGGTTAAAGGAATTGGCCTGAAGGATATTATCACCAGCGTTGAGAATAACGTATTGACGGTAAAAACGGAGGGTGACTATAACGGCGAAGAGATTAATGTGTACGTGACCTATCGACAGCTGAAAAGCATTGCGGTTGATGGAGCTTCCAAATTATTCGGAAAGTCCACCATCAAGAGTAAAACGCTCGCAATCGCTACCAGTGGAGCCGGAGACGCTTTTTTAACGGTTGATGTGGATGATCTCCAGATCGCTATGACGGGAGCCGGAAATCTGACGATCGGAGGCCGGGCGAAATCTGAGAAGATCGTAACAACAGGCCCGATCAATGGCAGCCTGAATAAAAGCGGGTTAATTACCGCCAAATAA
- a CDS encoding ABC transporter permease — MLLNYFKIAWRNIIRNKAFSAINILGLALGMACSLLIFLWIQDELSVDNYHANGPQLYNVMQRQLYDGKIDAGRFTPGVLPDELKKQFPEIVYSAGYTGWDAQMTFAVGDKINKETGHWAGADWFNMFSIPLLAGTPATALSSPNGIAISRKVAESYFGNPVAALGKSIRIDNRDDFQVTAVFENLPENSSDNYDFLLNWQNCLARNPWMKEWGNNGPHTRIMLRPDANVANLNAKLKPFLRKYNKDIGKNFDAQLFLQAYPDGYLYSNFKNGQQDGGRIEYIRLFSIVAVFLLLIACINFMNLATARSIKRAKEVGVRKVIGAVRSLLVGQFIGEALLFTILALGFALFLVFFLLPSFNSLTGKHINLQTTQPSFWIVLISMALLTGLLAGSYPALFLSSLEPVRVLKGSLKFGSGARLFRQGLVVFQFVLSMLLIVGTIIVYRQVNYVQTTNLGYERENLIYVPVEGELSTLSTYKTFKDELMHQPGILAVSSMQEAPTNIGSSTGGVTWPGKDPNVNIEITQTAVGYDLIKTLKLKLTGRDFSPEFGTDTSNYLINEATARRIGYKNRTGGLAGSLVGQPITMWGKPGKIIGVMEDFHFQSLHIPIAPLIIRLNTDPGSQNFLIRTQPGQTRQALASVETLWKQLNPKFPFSYRFADEEYQKLYKSEAIVGMLANYFAFLAIFISCLGLFGLSAFTAEQRTKEIGVRKVLGASVGGIVGLLSKDFLKLVLIAIVIASPLAWYAMNRWLQGFAYKLAIEWWIFALAGVLAVGIALVTVSFQSIKAALMNPVKSLKTE; from the coding sequence ATGCTCTTAAACTATTTTAAAATCGCGTGGCGAAACATCATTCGGAATAAAGCCTTCTCGGCTATCAATATTCTGGGGCTGGCCCTCGGCATGGCCTGTAGCCTGTTGATTTTCCTGTGGATTCAGGATGAGTTGAGTGTCGATAATTACCATGCAAATGGGCCTCAGTTGTATAACGTGATGCAACGTCAGCTATACGATGGTAAAATAGATGCCGGACGTTTTACGCCGGGGGTGTTGCCCGATGAGTTGAAAAAACAATTTCCCGAAATTGTCTATTCAGCAGGCTATACGGGCTGGGACGCCCAGATGACGTTTGCCGTTGGTGATAAGATTAACAAAGAAACCGGACATTGGGCTGGGGCCGACTGGTTCAACATGTTCAGTATTCCACTCCTGGCTGGTACTCCCGCTACGGCCTTGAGTTCGCCGAATGGTATTGCTATTTCCAGAAAAGTAGCTGAGTCCTATTTCGGCAATCCGGTAGCGGCTCTGGGAAAAAGTATCCGAATCGACAATCGGGATGATTTTCAGGTTACGGCCGTTTTTGAAAATCTGCCGGAAAACTCATCAGATAACTATGATTTTTTGCTCAACTGGCAGAATTGTCTGGCGCGCAATCCGTGGATGAAAGAGTGGGGAAATAACGGTCCGCATACGCGTATCATGCTTCGACCTGATGCGAACGTGGCAAACCTCAACGCTAAGCTCAAACCGTTTTTGCGGAAGTATAATAAGGACATTGGCAAAAACTTCGATGCGCAGCTCTTCCTTCAGGCTTATCCCGATGGTTATCTGTATTCCAACTTCAAGAATGGCCAGCAGGATGGTGGTCGCATCGAATATATACGATTGTTTAGTATTGTTGCCGTTTTCCTGTTGCTGATTGCCTGCATCAATTTCATGAATCTGGCCACGGCTCGTTCGATCAAACGGGCGAAAGAAGTGGGCGTTCGAAAAGTGATTGGCGCCGTACGAAGTTTACTGGTCGGGCAGTTTATTGGCGAAGCTTTACTGTTCACCATTCTGGCTCTAGGCTTTGCGTTATTTCTTGTTTTCTTCCTGCTGCCTTCGTTCAACTCATTAACGGGAAAGCACATTAATCTGCAAACGACGCAACCATCGTTCTGGATCGTATTGATCAGTATGGCATTGCTCACCGGCTTACTTGCCGGAAGTTATCCCGCCCTGTTTTTGTCGTCGCTTGAGCCGGTTCGGGTACTGAAGGGTTCGCTAAAGTTTGGCTCTGGCGCGCGGCTATTCCGGCAGGGATTGGTTGTTTTTCAGTTTGTGCTGTCGATGCTGCTCATTGTGGGTACGATCATTGTGTATCGGCAGGTCAACTATGTGCAAACGACAAACCTTGGGTATGAGCGCGAGAACCTGATTTATGTTCCGGTTGAGGGCGAACTGTCAACCCTGTCGACCTATAAAACATTTAAGGATGAGTTGATGCATCAGCCCGGAATTCTGGCCGTATCGTCCATGCAGGAAGCTCCGACAAATATCGGAAGCAGTACGGGTGGAGTAACCTGGCCGGGGAAAGATCCGAACGTCAATATTGAAATTACGCAGACAGCAGTCGGTTACGATCTGATAAAGACCCTGAAGCTAAAACTGACGGGCCGCGATTTTTCACCCGAATTTGGTACAGATACCAGCAATTACCTGATCAACGAAGCCACGGCCCGGCGCATTGGGTATAAAAACCGCACCGGTGGACTGGCCGGGTCGCTCGTTGGGCAGCCAATTACGATGTGGGGTAAGCCGGGTAAAATAATTGGTGTTATGGAGGACTTTCATTTTCAGTCGCTTCACATTCCAATCGCACCACTGATCATCCGGTTAAATACCGACCCCGGTTCCCAGAATTTCCTGATTCGCACACAACCGGGACAAACCAGGCAGGCGCTGGCTAGTGTGGAAACGTTGTGGAAACAACTGAATCCGAAATTTCCATTTTCGTACCGGTTTGCTGACGAAGAATATCAGAAACTCTATAAAAGCGAAGCCATTGTGGGCATGCTGGCGAATTATTTCGCGTTTTTAGCCATCTTCATTTCCTGCCTGGGCTTGTTTGGTCTATCCGCTTTTACGGCTGAACAGCGCACCAAAGAAATTGGCGTCCGCAAAGTACTCGGCGCTTCCGTTGGTGGTATTGTTGGCTTGCTTTCCAAAGA